The Gemmatimonadota bacterium genome contains a region encoding:
- a CDS encoding NAD-dependent isocitrate dehydrogenase, whose product MAIPCTLIAGDGIGPDITDATLRILEAAGANFEWDPQLAGMSAVHAVKDPMPEATLESIRRTRLALKGPLETPVGDGYRSVNVALRRTFDLYANVRPARDIIPGGRFDNVDIVLVRENTEGLYSGLEHYIRVGDDDRAAAQSIALITRLGSERVIRYAFEYALKHGRKKITLVHKANILKYSQGLFRQVGQTVAKEYDGRVAYDERIVDACAMQLVMKPESFDMIVTTNLFGDILSDLLSGLVGGLGLAPGANIGPDAAIFEAVHGTAPDIAGQGVANPSALLFAACLMLEHVGDGDRAARIRTAAESVIREGRTVTRDLGGTANTREFADAVVARIG is encoded by the coding sequence ATGGCTATTCCATGCACCCTGATCGCCGGCGACGGCATCGGACCCGATATCACTGACGCGACGCTTCGCATTCTCGAGGCGGCGGGGGCGAACTTCGAGTGGGATCCGCAGCTGGCGGGGATGTCCGCGGTGCACGCGGTGAAGGACCCGATGCCGGAAGCGACGCTCGAGTCGATCCGACGGACGCGCCTCGCCTTGAAGGGGCCGCTGGAGACGCCTGTCGGCGATGGCTATCGCTCGGTGAACGTCGCGCTGCGGCGGACCTTTGACCTCTACGCCAACGTGCGCCCGGCGCGGGACATCATCCCCGGCGGTCGCTTCGACAATGTCGACATCGTGCTGGTGCGCGAGAACACGGAGGGCCTGTACTCCGGGCTCGAGCACTACATCCGTGTGGGTGACGACGATCGGGCCGCGGCCCAGTCGATTGCCCTCATCACGCGACTGGGTTCCGAGCGGGTGATTCGCTACGCGTTCGAGTATGCACTCAAGCACGGGCGCAAGAAGATCACGCTCGTGCACAAGGCCAACATCCTCAAGTATTCACAGGGGCTGTTCCGGCAGGTGGGCCAGACCGTGGCGAAGGAATACGACGGGCGGGTGGCGTACGACGAGCGGATTGTCGATGCCTGCGCGATGCAACTCGTGATGAAACCTGAGTCGTTCGACATGATCGTGACGACCAACCTCTTCGGCGACATCCTTTCTGACCTGCTCTCCGGCCTTGTGGGCGGACTTGGCCTCGCGCCTGGGGCCAACATCGGACCGGACGCGGCGATCTTCGAGGCCGTGCACGGGACCGCGCCGGACATCGCGGGGCAGGGGGTCGCGAATCCGTCGGCGCTCCTGTTCGCGGCGTGTCTGATGCTCGAACACGTCGGGGATGGCGATCGTGCCGCGCGCATTCGCACGGCGGCGGAGTCGGTGATTCGCGAGGGGCGCACGGTCACACGTGACCTGGGTGGCACGGCAAACACACGCGAGTTTGCCGATGCTGTCGTGGCCCGCATCGGGTGA
- a CDS encoding TusE/DsrC/DsvC family sulfur relay protein — MTTMTLENTTLDVDAEGYLQKPEQWTRAIGEAIAREMGVTMTERHWVVCDFMRERFLSTGAAPSIRSLGKDSGVPIKELYLLFPKGPAKMASRIAGIPKPHGCI, encoded by the coding sequence ATGACCACGATGACACTTGAGAACACCACCCTGGACGTCGACGCCGAGGGGTACCTGCAGAAGCCGGAGCAGTGGACCCGCGCCATTGGCGAGGCGATCGCTCGCGAGATGGGGGTGACGATGACGGAGCGCCACTGGGTGGTGTGCGACTTCATGCGTGAGCGCTTCCTGTCGACCGGGGCCGCGCCGTCGATCCGCTCGCTGGGCAAGGACTCCGGCGTGCCGATCAAGGAACTGTACCTGCTCTTCCCGAAGGGGCCGGCCAAGATGGCCTCGCGCATCGCCGGCATCCCGAAGCCTCACGGTTGCATCTGA
- a CDS encoding YbdD/YjiX family protein, giving the protein MSPRPTPIAERLQRVIRTVHRIIGAPDYTGYLAYMRRNHPGHRVMSREEHARECLDRRYTQMGNRCC; this is encoded by the coding sequence ATGAGCCCTCGCCCCACCCCCATCGCCGAGCGACTGCAACGCGTGATTCGTACGGTGCATCGGATCATCGGGGCACCCGACTACACGGGATACCTCGCCTACATGCGGCGTAACCACCCGGGACATCGTGTGATGTCCCGGGAGGAGCACGCACGGGAATGCCTCGACCGTCGATACACCCAGATGGGCAATCGCTGCTGTTAA
- a CDS encoding SprT-like domain-containing protein → MFRSLFARLTGRDPGQLELSFDRAQGLDARLRAAGLRGTSRVTLTRNRSVYVSWKADVLRVHEAFVDAPDEVIQAIVGFVQGRGLTRRLARKVILEYPVPRGATPARRQDAIHPDDRAACERLTREHARLNDERFAGALKPLKVRVSRRMRTRLGHYALAASHGTAEIVISRRHLRRHGWDEVLDTLLHEMVHQWQEESGLPVDHRAAFRAKARAVGAVARARRAIGA, encoded by the coding sequence ATGTTCCGCTCGCTGTTCGCGCGGCTGACGGGGCGCGATCCGGGGCAGCTGGAGCTGTCCTTCGATCGCGCGCAGGGGCTCGACGCCCGCCTGCGTGCGGCCGGCCTGCGCGGGACCTCGCGGGTGACCCTGACGCGCAATCGGTCGGTCTACGTGAGCTGGAAGGCCGACGTCCTGCGCGTGCATGAGGCGTTTGTGGATGCGCCGGACGAGGTGATCCAGGCGATCGTTGGCTTCGTGCAGGGGAGGGGACTCACCCGGCGGCTCGCGCGCAAGGTGATTCTCGAATACCCGGTGCCTCGCGGCGCCACTCCAGCGCGTCGGCAGGACGCGATCCATCCGGACGACCGGGCGGCGTGTGAACGCCTGACGCGCGAACATGCGCGACTCAACGACGAACGCTTTGCCGGTGCATTGAAGCCGCTCAAGGTGCGGGTTTCACGTCGGATGCGGACGCGGCTGGGCCACTATGCGCTGGCCGCCTCGCATGGGACCGCCGAGATCGTGATCAGCCGTCGGCACCTGCGGCGGCACGGGTGGGACGAGGTGCTGGACACGCTGCTGCACGAGATGGTCCACCAGTGGCAGGAGGAGAGCGGTCTTCCGGTGGACCATCGGGCCGCCTTTCGCGCCAAGGCCCGGGCCGTCGGGGCCGTCGCCCGTGCCAGGCGGGCGATCGGCGCGTAG
- a CDS encoding OsmC family protein, which produces MSEAQGEGFAVTLTLERGYRFAVDAQLPGVAPFVIDEGPPLGEGGGPNPSRVLASAMASCLGSSLLFCLGKSRVTVRALRVEARGTMTRNERGRLRVGHIAVTLHPDVAPEDVPRMARCLELFEDFCVVTESVRHGIPVDVTVGAAG; this is translated from the coding sequence ATGAGTGAGGCCCAGGGGGAGGGCTTCGCGGTCACCCTCACCTTGGAGCGAGGGTATCGGTTTGCCGTGGACGCGCAACTGCCCGGGGTGGCGCCGTTCGTGATTGATGAGGGGCCACCGCTCGGTGAGGGGGGTGGCCCGAACCCATCCCGGGTGCTCGCGTCCGCGATGGCGAGTTGCCTGGGCTCCTCGCTCCTGTTCTGCCTGGGGAAGTCCCGGGTGACGGTACGCGCGTTGCGGGTGGAGGCCCGTGGGACGATGACCCGCAACGAACGGGGGCGCTTGCGCGTGGGGCACATCGCGGTCACGTTGCACCCGGACGTGGCGCCCGAGGACGTGCCGCGGATGGCGCGCTGTCTTGAGCTGTTCGAGGACTTCTGCGTGGTCACGGAGAGTGTGCGCCACGGGATTCCCGTGGACGTGACGGTCGGCGCAGCGGGCTAG
- the gluQRS gene encoding tRNA glutamyl-Q(34) synthetase GluQRS — translation MSYRGRLAPTPTGGLHLGHARTFHAAWQRARRVHGHLTLRIEDLDHLRCRPEYTEQLLGDFAWLGLDWDEGPLHQSRRREVFVDAWTRLRDVGVIYPSAVSRKEVRDAAHAPHEEEEGAEPIFPPALRTAPGEERRYASPAGVTWRFRVPDGRAITFEDVRCGRRTYTAGVDFGDFVVWRKDDVPAYELAVVADDAAMGITEVVRGEDLLKSTARQLLVYEALGATPPSWCHEPLVRDADGRRLAKRHAPLSLQHFRYLGMTVADAWALSGIPKDD, via the coding sequence GTGAGCTACCGCGGTCGTCTCGCCCCAACCCCAACCGGCGGCCTCCACCTCGGCCACGCCCGCACCTTCCACGCCGCCTGGCAGCGCGCGCGCCGCGTGCACGGGCACCTCACCCTGCGCATCGAGGACCTCGACCACCTGCGCTGCCGCCCGGAGTACACAGAGCAGCTCCTTGGCGACTTCGCCTGGCTCGGCCTCGACTGGGACGAGGGCCCACTCCATCAGTCGCGGCGTCGAGAGGTCTTCGTGGATGCGTGGACGCGGCTGCGCGACGTTGGAGTCATCTATCCGAGCGCCGTGTCGCGCAAGGAAGTTCGCGATGCGGCGCACGCCCCCCACGAGGAGGAGGAAGGGGCCGAGCCGATCTTCCCACCGGCGCTCCGCACGGCCCCGGGCGAAGAGCGACGCTATGCGTCGCCAGCCGGCGTCACCTGGCGGTTCCGCGTCCCGGACGGTCGGGCCATCACGTTCGAGGATGTGCGCTGCGGGCGGCGCACCTACACCGCCGGCGTCGACTTCGGCGACTTTGTCGTCTGGCGCAAGGACGATGTCCCGGCGTATGAACTTGCAGTGGTCGCCGACGACGCAGCGATGGGGATCACCGAAGTCGTGCGCGGCGAAGACTTGCTCAAGTCCACCGCACGACAGCTGCTGGTGTACGAGGCGCTGGGCGCCACGCCACCGTCGTGGTGCCACGAGCCCCTGGTGCGCGACGCGGACGGGCGGCGCCTCGCCAAGCGACATGCCCCACTCTCGCTGCAGCACTTTCGCTATCTCGGGATGACCGTGGCCGACGCATGGGCCCTGTCGGGGATCCCGAAGGACGACTAG
- a CDS encoding alpha/beta hydrolase: MRRLLATVGTLGVVGYGGAIGYLKVNEIDLVYHPAERAVTAPAPGRGLNHQIVTYASSDGTLLNAWVIRADSANDTGFWMLICHGNYGNIGYGDRPEFYDYTKTIGLNLLAFDYRGFGESAGEPEERGLYADAEASYRYLVDSLGVRPERVILFGHSLGSGVATELATRVPAAGLVVEGGYTSVPDRGAELYPWLPVRAIASQRFASIDKVAALTLPKVYLHSPSDDVIPFSHGEQVFAAAAHPKRFVSVEGGHMDAFRVDRAKYFGAIRTLVDSLRSPSAVAP; the protein is encoded by the coding sequence ATGCGACGTCTCCTGGCAACCGTAGGCACCCTTGGCGTCGTCGGCTACGGCGGCGCGATCGGCTACCTCAAAGTCAACGAGATCGACCTCGTCTATCACCCCGCCGAACGTGCCGTCACCGCGCCGGCTCCCGGGCGCGGCCTCAACCACCAGATCGTCACCTATGCGTCCTCGGATGGCACTCTCCTGAATGCCTGGGTCATCCGCGCCGACTCCGCGAACGACACCGGGTTCTGGATGCTGATCTGTCACGGGAACTACGGCAACATCGGGTACGGAGACCGCCCCGAGTTCTACGATTACACCAAGACGATCGGGCTCAATCTCCTGGCCTTTGACTATCGCGGCTTTGGCGAGAGCGCCGGGGAACCCGAGGAGCGTGGGCTGTACGCCGACGCCGAGGCGTCCTATCGCTACCTCGTCGACTCCCTCGGCGTGCGACCGGAGCGCGTGATCCTGTTCGGCCACTCGTTAGGTAGCGGTGTCGCCACGGAACTCGCCACCCGGGTGCCGGCGGCTGGCTTAGTGGTGGAAGGTGGCTACACCTCGGTGCCGGACCGCGGCGCGGAACTCTACCCCTGGCTCCCGGTGCGGGCGATCGCCAGCCAGCGTTTCGCGTCGATCGACAAGGTCGCCGCGCTTACGCTTCCCAAGGTGTACCTGCATTCCCCGTCCGACGACGTCATTCCCTTCAGCCACGGCGAACAGGTCTTCGCCGCGGCGGCCCACCCCAAGCGCTTCGTCAGCGTAGAGGGTGGGCACATGGATGCATTTCGCGTAGATCGCGCCAAGTACTTCGGGGCGATCCGGACGCTGGTGGACTCCTTGCGGTCCCCCAGCGCCGTCGCGCCCTGA
- a CDS encoding DsrE/DsrF/DrsH-like family protein codes for MDKVSIIISKGSLEGVYPGLILANGARMEGIEVNLFFTFFGMDAINKAKYEHLKVATVGNPGLGIPTMVGGLPGMSALVTHQMEKKMEALDIPPIPEFVTMIADSGAKLYACKASVDMFDLQRSDFIDEVEAIITVGDFYRMADGGQIIFT; via the coding sequence ATGGACAAGGTGTCGATCATCATCTCGAAGGGATCGCTCGAGGGGGTCTATCCCGGGCTGATCCTGGCCAATGGCGCCCGCATGGAGGGGATCGAGGTCAACCTCTTCTTCACCTTCTTCGGGATGGACGCCATCAACAAGGCGAAGTACGAACACCTCAAGGTGGCCACCGTGGGGAACCCGGGGCTGGGGATCCCGACGATGGTGGGTGGGTTGCCGGGGATGTCGGCCCTGGTGACGCACCAGATGGAGAAGAAGATGGAGGCGCTGGACATTCCCCCGATCCCGGAGTTTGTCACGATGATCGCGGATTCCGGTGCGAAGTTGTACGCCTGCAAGGCGTCGGTGGATATGTTTGACTTGCAGCGCAGCGACTTCATCGACGAAGTCGAGGCGATCATCACCGTTGGCGACTTTTACCGGATGGCGGATGGCGGCCAGATCATTTTCACATGA
- a CDS encoding DinB family protein, translating into MRDLFHGTLQTERLKTLSVWSHFTDEDLPWRPDGRARSVLEQFVHQCQSEDGWFTKMLGIETGLAVLPSAEQRIDFLRHYAEASGRRLAAIGEREDDWFAGGTSFFGEPRSRAWVLMRRISHTSHHRGQLTAYLRMLHRDLYSNYGPTADTGGLPAHGAPVIYRYASVDELLARESDGGVWPELPGSASAPVTERPGTT; encoded by the coding sequence GTGCGAGATCTCTTCCATGGCACCCTGCAGACGGAGCGGCTCAAGACCCTCTCTGTCTGGTCCCACTTCACGGACGAGGACCTGCCGTGGCGCCCCGATGGACGCGCGCGTTCGGTGCTCGAGCAGTTTGTGCACCAGTGCCAGTCTGAGGACGGCTGGTTCACGAAGATGCTGGGGATCGAGACCGGGCTTGCCGTTCTCCCGTCAGCGGAGCAGCGCATCGACTTCCTGAGGCACTATGCGGAGGCGTCAGGCCGTCGACTGGCGGCGATCGGTGAACGAGAGGATGACTGGTTCGCCGGAGGTACGTCGTTCTTCGGGGAGCCGCGGAGCCGGGCGTGGGTCCTCATGCGCCGCATCTCGCACACGTCGCATCATCGGGGGCAACTGACCGCGTACCTGCGCATGCTCCATCGCGACCTGTACTCCAACTACGGCCCAACGGCAGACACCGGCGGGCTGCCCGCGCACGGTGCGCCGGTGATTTACCGCTACGCGTCGGTCGACGAACTCCTCGCGCGGGAGTCCGACGGTGGCGTCTGGCCCGAGCTCCCCGGGAGCGCGTCCGCGCCCGTGACGGAACGACCTGGCACCACGTGA
- a CDS encoding carbon starvation protein A produces MQRLLKSLGWLALVALGTASFAVLALRRGEPVSAAWLVTAAVCFYLVAYRFYSRIIASNVFALDATRRTPSERLNDGRDYVPTNRWVVFGHHFAAIAGPGPLVGPTLAAQFGFLPGALWIVIGVALGGAVQDCVILCASIRRNGKSLGQMAKEEIGSTAGMTALVAVLGIMVVLIAVLALIVVNALAESPWGVVTVGLSIPIALLMGGYMRWIRPHKVLEATAMGLVLLVVALYVGKWVAGNPDLAPIFTLSRQALALWIMVYGFAASVLPVWLLLAPRDYLSAFVKIGVVFALAIAIVVVVPDLQMPAVTQFVDGTGPVFAGKLFPFCFITIACGAISGFHSLISSGTTPKILEREPDARFIGYGAMLTESLVATLALIAACVLTPGTYFAINAPPAAIGTTVESAALAIQNWGFTLDPVAFQQLTNDIGETKLLSRTGGAPSLAVGMASLFSQWMGSGSLALWYHFAIMFEALFILTTLDAGTRVGRFMLQDLLKNFSAPLGRTEWYPAIVLTSAIFVSMWGYFLYQGVVDPLGGINSLWPLFGIANQLLATVALCVGTTVIIKMGKAKYSFLTLLPLTWLGIVTMTAGYLKIFSADPKLGFLSHARLIAEQAAAGTLPASIGTAANASKVIFNDRLDAGVAAFFMISVVVILVASAREWLAVLQGRKPIGSTETPYEPRVAMAGD; encoded by the coding sequence ATGCAGCGCCTGCTCAAGTCCCTCGGCTGGCTCGCCCTCGTCGCGCTCGGCACCGCGTCCTTCGCGGTCCTCGCGCTCCGGCGTGGCGAACCGGTCAGTGCCGCCTGGCTCGTCACGGCCGCGGTCTGCTTCTACCTGGTGGCGTACCGGTTCTACAGCCGGATCATCGCCTCCAACGTCTTCGCCCTCGATGCCACGCGGCGGACGCCGTCCGAACGACTCAATGACGGGCGCGACTACGTCCCGACGAATCGCTGGGTGGTTTTCGGGCACCACTTTGCGGCGATCGCCGGCCCCGGCCCCCTCGTCGGCCCGACCCTCGCGGCACAGTTCGGCTTTCTTCCCGGGGCGCTGTGGATCGTGATCGGCGTCGCGTTAGGCGGGGCCGTCCAGGACTGCGTCATCCTCTGCGCCTCCATCCGGCGCAACGGCAAGTCGCTCGGACAGATGGCCAAGGAGGAGATCGGGTCCACCGCTGGCATGACCGCCCTCGTCGCGGTGCTGGGGATCATGGTCGTGCTGATCGCCGTCCTCGCGTTGATCGTCGTGAATGCGCTCGCCGAGAGCCCGTGGGGCGTCGTGACGGTGGGGCTGTCGATCCCCATCGCGCTGCTGATGGGCGGCTACATGCGCTGGATCCGGCCGCACAAGGTGCTGGAAGCGACCGCGATGGGGCTCGTCCTCCTCGTCGTGGCGCTTTACGTCGGCAAGTGGGTGGCGGGCAATCCCGACCTGGCGCCGATCTTCACCCTGTCGCGCCAGGCCCTCGCCCTGTGGATCATGGTGTATGGGTTTGCCGCCAGCGTGCTCCCGGTCTGGTTGCTCCTCGCCCCTCGCGACTACCTCTCGGCGTTCGTCAAGATCGGCGTCGTCTTCGCGCTGGCGATTGCGATCGTCGTCGTTGTCCCTGACTTGCAAATGCCGGCGGTCACGCAGTTCGTGGACGGCACCGGGCCGGTGTTTGCCGGGAAACTCTTCCCGTTCTGCTTCATCACGATCGCGTGCGGTGCGATCAGCGGCTTTCACTCGCTGATCTCTTCCGGCACCACGCCGAAGATCCTGGAGCGTGAGCCCGATGCCCGGTTCATCGGGTATGGTGCCATGCTCACCGAATCGCTGGTCGCGACGCTGGCCCTGATTGCCGCGTGTGTCCTGACCCCTGGCACCTACTTCGCGATCAACGCGCCACCGGCCGCCATTGGCACCACCGTGGAAAGTGCGGCGCTCGCGATCCAGAACTGGGGATTCACCCTGGACCCGGTCGCTTTCCAGCAGCTGACCAACGACATCGGGGAAACGAAGCTCCTGTCGCGCACGGGCGGCGCGCCGTCCCTCGCCGTCGGCATGGCCTCGCTCTTCTCCCAGTGGATGGGGAGCGGCTCGCTCGCGCTGTGGTACCACTTTGCGATCATGTTCGAGGCGCTGTTCATCCTGACCACCCTCGACGCCGGCACGCGCGTGGGGCGCTTCATGCTGCAGGACCTGCTGAAGAACTTCTCTGCCCCGCTTGGCCGCACCGAGTGGTACCCGGCGATCGTCCTCACGTCTGCCATCTTCGTTTCCATGTGGGGATACTTCCTGTACCAGGGCGTGGTCGACCCGTTAGGCGGCATCAACTCGCTGTGGCCGCTGTTCGGGATCGCCAACCAGTTACTGGCCACGGTGGCGCTGTGTGTCGGCACCACGGTCATCATCAAGATGGGGAAGGCGAAATACTCGTTCCTCACCCTGTTGCCGCTCACCTGGCTGGGCATCGTGACGATGACGGCGGGTTACCTCAAGATCTTCTCGGCAGATCCCAAGCTCGGGTTCCTCTCGCACGCCCGACTCATCGCCGAACAGGCGGCCGCCGGAACCTTGCCCGCCTCGATCGGCACCGCGGCGAACGCGTCCAAGGTGATCTTCAACGACCGGCTGGACGCCGGCGTCGCGGCCTTCTTCATGATCTCGGTGGTCGTGATCCTCGTCGCGTCCGCGCGTGAGTGGCTCGCCGTGCTGCAGGGCCGCAAGCCGATCGGGTCGACCGAAACGCCCTACGAGCCACGCGTCGCCATGGCGGGGGATTGA
- a CDS encoding M20/M25/M40 family metallo-hydrolase, whose protein sequence is MPTPGAAQLVESALPGLTHDDATTLDTQVALAAIASPTGAEGHRADAVATHLEALGLGIERDDAGNVCARIGARRDAPVVVCAHLDTVFPVETVLAPRRDGDRIVCPGIGDNARGLAVLLAMARYLTREQVRPARPILFAATVGEEGAGDLRGARHLFTHTCPDAHAAIAVDGPGDTGIVTDAIGVHRLQLRMTGPGGHSWTAHDAPNPLHAISHCAAAVAALPIRRARRTSLTITRLHGGEALNAVPREATVDIEVRAADERVVRTTVAAIEHEARAALDAENTRRGPMHAPLALEITTTSRRPAGRTDPGHPLVRHCIAATAAIGHRAAFAMASTDANIPMSLGIPAVTLGGGGSGGDAHTTLEWYANTDGPHGVARVLAALLATTGIA, encoded by the coding sequence ATGCCCACACCCGGCGCCGCGCAGCTCGTTGAATCCGCCCTCCCCGGGTTGACCCACGATGATGCGACCACCCTCGACACCCAGGTGGCCCTCGCGGCCATTGCGTCACCAACCGGCGCCGAGGGACACCGTGCCGACGCCGTGGCCACGCACCTCGAAGCGCTGGGACTTGGGATCGAGCGGGACGACGCCGGCAACGTGTGCGCGCGCATCGGGGCGCGCCGCGATGCCCCGGTGGTGGTGTGCGCTCACCTCGACACGGTCTTTCCCGTCGAGACAGTACTGGCGCCGCGACGCGACGGCGATCGCATCGTCTGCCCCGGCATTGGCGACAACGCCCGAGGACTCGCGGTCCTCCTTGCGATGGCGCGATATCTCACCCGCGAACAGGTGCGCCCGGCACGACCCATCCTCTTCGCCGCCACGGTCGGCGAGGAGGGCGCTGGCGACCTGCGCGGGGCGCGCCACCTGTTCACCCACACCTGCCCCGACGCCCACGCCGCCATCGCCGTCGATGGTCCCGGCGACACGGGGATCGTCACCGACGCCATTGGCGTCCACAGACTCCAACTACGGATGACAGGTCCCGGTGGCCATTCCTGGACCGCCCACGACGCCCCCAACCCCCTGCACGCCATCTCGCACTGCGCCGCGGCCGTCGCGGCACTCCCGATCCGGCGGGCACGACGCACATCACTCACCATCACGCGGCTGCACGGCGGCGAAGCCCTCAATGCCGTTCCGCGCGAGGCCACCGTGGACATTGAGGTGCGCGCGGCGGACGAACGGGTGGTCCGCACGACCGTCGCCGCCATCGAACACGAGGCCCGCGCTGCCCTCGATGCCGAGAACACGCGTCGCGGCCCGATGCACGCGCCCCTCGCCCTGGAAATCACGACGACCAGCCGTCGCCCCGCAGGCCGGACCGACCCCGGGCATCCCCTGGTGCGCCATTGTATCGCGGCCACCGCCGCGATCGGTCACCGCGCCGCGTTCGCCATGGCCTCGACGGACGCCAATATCCCGATGTCGCTGGGGATCCCCGCCGTCACGTTAGGCGGCGGCGGGTCAGGCGGCGACGCCCACACGACCCTGGAGTGGTACGCCAACACCGACGGTCCGCACGGCGTGGCGCGCGTCCTCGCCGCCCTCCTTGCCACCACCGGCATCGCGTGA
- a CDS encoding MFS transporter, translated as MSRRLGRNVLVLSAVSLLTDASSEMIYPLLPVFLSSVLGAGAVAVGALEGIAQAVSALMQVLSGQWSDRIARRKPLIVAGYALASVLRPLTGLATGVGQVLAIRVGDRVGKGVRGAPRDALIAASVGSEARGRAFGFHRAADHAGAVIGPLVAFALLSWWGLGLRTVFLLAAIPAALAVVVALVGIVEVPGAPRGVVRGLGQAPRGTLARYLGVLALFTLGNSTDAFLLLRAQEAGVPVAQLPLLWAFLHVVKSLAATPGGALSDRVGRRPLLLAGWGVYALVYLGFGFAATAPAIWGLMALYGVYHGLTEGTEKALVADLTGAHERGWAFGWFNLVVGISALPASLLFGALWEWRGASVAFAFGAAMAGLAALLAAISLPRRLGEACADTASR; from the coding sequence ATGTCTCGTCGCCTCGGACGCAACGTGCTGGTCCTGTCGGCCGTGTCCCTCCTCACGGACGCGTCGAGCGAGATGATCTACCCGTTGCTTCCCGTCTTCCTCTCCAGCGTGCTGGGCGCAGGGGCGGTGGCCGTGGGGGCGTTGGAGGGCATCGCCCAGGCGGTGTCTGCGCTGATGCAGGTGCTCAGCGGTCAGTGGTCTGATCGCATAGCACGTCGCAAACCGTTGATCGTCGCCGGATACGCCCTGGCCTCCGTGCTGCGTCCGCTGACCGGGCTGGCGACCGGTGTCGGCCAAGTGCTCGCGATTCGCGTGGGAGACCGTGTGGGAAAAGGGGTACGCGGCGCGCCACGCGACGCGTTGATCGCCGCGTCGGTAGGGTCCGAGGCACGCGGGCGCGCGTTCGGCTTTCATCGGGCGGCGGACCATGCGGGCGCCGTGATCGGGCCGTTGGTGGCCTTTGCACTGTTGAGCTGGTGGGGACTCGGGTTGCGCACGGTGTTTCTGCTCGCCGCGATTCCCGCGGCGCTGGCGGTGGTCGTTGCGCTGGTCGGAATCGTGGAGGTGCCCGGCGCTCCGCGTGGGGTGGTGCGGGGGCTGGGGCAGGCGCCCCGCGGCACGCTGGCGCGCTACCTTGGCGTCCTGGCGCTGTTCACGTTAGGCAATTCGACCGACGCGTTTCTGCTGCTGCGTGCGCAGGAAGCGGGCGTGCCGGTGGCCCAGCTGCCGTTGCTCTGGGCGTTCTTGCATGTGGTGAAGAGCCTGGCGGCGACCCCTGGGGGCGCGCTGTCGGACCGGGTGGGCCGGCGACCGCTACTGCTCGCCGGCTGGGGGGTGTATGCGCTCGTCTACCTCGGCTTCGGGTTCGCGGCGACGGCTCCGGCGATCTGGGGGTTGATGGCGCTGTACGGCGTCTATCACGGCCTGACCGAGGGGACCGAGAAGGCGCTGGTTGCCGACCTGACTGGCGCGCACGAGAGGGGGTGGGCGTTCGGGTGGTTCAACCTCGTGGTGGGGATCAGTGCGCTGCCGGCGTCCCTGCTGTTCGGTGCCCTCTGGGAGTGGAGGGGGGCGTCAGTTGCCTTCGCCTTTGGCGCGGCCATGGCAGGGCTCGCCGCGCTCCTGGCTGCGATCTCCCTGCCGCGGCGACTGGGGGAGGCCTGCGCTGACACGGCGTCTCGTTGA